In the Spirochaetota bacterium genome, one interval contains:
- a CDS encoding sensor histidine kinase: protein MDQIKIKRDIYITWYTTLITISLFLGFFFILLYFKRKNDVFYIYFAGLTASIGIWILGLKGIILCLIDSQLAYYLTTYIGAFLTPIMVLNFLQSFLKQKKHILTRLFEIIYSFFALFLISEIILSGQIYIFKKLIFKPFMFTTAVLILFGIYLSIIGIKNKIHYAKTIASGTIILGISTLITIFKYTLSLNLPDITIESFFIMIILFCTILATRYSEVFNDLETAHSDLLVLDKMKDDFLATTTHELRTPLHGIMGIAESMETGALGDLNARQKENLELIRSSAMRLNGLVNSILDFSKLRAGKADLFLEEVSIGDLVSSALSLLKPSAQEKGLELRSEIGDLPMIKADRNRLYQIIFNLAGNAIKFTDTGSVVVKATTGDGHARVCVTDTGPGIAPEDLGRIWSPFTQAESAETRHTVGTGLGLAITKYLVELHGGRIWAESEPGKGSVFCFELPLEPPAAGIERTTGSGEAPA, encoded by the coding sequence TTGGACCAAATAAAAATAAAACGGGATATATATATCACATGGTATACCACATTAATAACAATATCATTATTCCTGGGATTCTTTTTCATATTATTATATTTTAAACGGAAAAATGATGTATTCTATATTTACTTTGCCGGTTTGACAGCATCAATTGGAATCTGGATTCTAGGTTTAAAAGGGATCATTTTATGTTTGATTGATTCTCAATTAGCGTATTATCTAACGACCTACATTGGTGCATTCCTTACACCAATAATGGTTCTGAATTTTCTTCAATCATTCCTGAAACAAAAAAAGCATATACTCACAAGATTGTTCGAAATTATATATTCGTTCTTCGCACTTTTCCTTATTTCTGAGATAATACTTTCCGGTCAAATATACATCTTTAAAAAATTGATATTCAAACCCTTTATGTTTACGACAGCAGTACTCATATTGTTCGGTATCTATCTCTCTATCATCGGGATAAAAAATAAAATACATTATGCAAAGACAATTGCCAGCGGAACAATAATACTGGGAATTTCAACACTGATTACAATATTTAAGTATACTCTATCATTGAATCTGCCGGATATTACGATCGAATCGTTTTTCATAATGATAATTCTTTTTTGCACCATACTTGCGACCAGATATTCCGAAGTATTTAACGACCTCGAAACCGCCCATTCCGACCTCCTGGTCCTGGACAAAATGAAAGACGACTTCCTGGCCACCACCACCCACGAGCTGCGCACGCCCCTCCACGGCATCATGGGCATAGCCGAGTCGATGGAGACAGGCGCCCTGGGGGACCTGAACGCCCGCCAGAAGGAGAACCTGGAGCTGATCCGGTCGAGCGCGATGCGCCTGAACGGCCTGGTGAACTCAATCCTCGACTTCAGCAAGCTCCGGGCGGGCAAGGCGGACCTCTTCCTTGAAGAAGTATCCATCGGCGACCTGGTGTCGTCGGCCCTTTCTTTACTCAAACCCTCGGCGCAGGAGAAGGGCCTGGAGCTCCGGTCCGAAATCGGCGACCTGCCGATGATCAAAGCTGACCGGAACCGCCTCTACCAGATCATCTTTAACCTGGCGGGCAACGCCATCAAGTTCACGGACACGGGATCGGTCGTGGTGAAGGCAACGACCGGGGACGGCCATGCGCGGGTCTGCGTCACCGATACCGGCCCCGGCATCGCGCCGGAGGACCTGGGCCGCATCTGGAGTCCCTTCACCCAGGCGGAGAGCGCCGAGACGCGCCACACCGTGGGCACCGGCCTGGGCCTGGCCATAACAAAGTACCTGGTGGAGCTCCACGGCGGCCGCATCTGGGCCGAGAGCGAGCCCGGCAAGGGAAGCGTCTTCTGCTTCGAGCTTCCCCTTGAGCCGCCGGCTGCGGGCATAGAGAGGACGACCGGCTCCGGCGAAGCGCCGGCCTAG
- a CDS encoding fused response regulator/phosphatase, producing the protein MKGAFTFVTASNPEVARATLLAVDDDPVNLRVLENICAESSYKLITTGAGPAALDILKRSEIDLVLLDLMLPGMSGYEVCEKIRETEKGRYIPVIMVTALDQAGHMARGFRTGANDYITKPFNRHELVMRIENQLAIKQMLDMEKTVVNGLRREKDAISNMFQRSVDLKESALQMAEWEKIIKEDLAIARAFQMKLMTGAVKSPWIESSVTYLPLMEVGGDVYDIFEFGPGVMRFFIADATGHGITASLNTVKILTEYATVKEVIESPAALISYLNRRFMQSAGQEQIVFACAVADVNRKTGTVTMATAGLPSQYLLRNGTVTAIESMNRIIGLSGSDDFREERHPLDPGDTLFLATDGLTEMEEARALVRASGGRDILGEQVARAYVGHDFEAAAAEILKFFGGKKRIAGDDITFIAARRML; encoded by the coding sequence GTGAAGGGCGCCTTCACCTTTGTGACCGCCTCCAACCCGGAAGTGGCGAGGGCCACCCTACTCGCCGTGGACGACGACCCGGTGAACCTCCGGGTGCTGGAGAACATCTGCGCCGAGAGCAGCTACAAGCTCATCACCACCGGCGCCGGGCCCGCGGCCCTGGACATCCTGAAGCGCTCCGAGATAGACCTGGTCCTCCTCGACCTGATGCTCCCCGGCATGAGCGGGTACGAGGTGTGCGAGAAAATCCGTGAGACGGAGAAGGGACGGTACATCCCGGTCATCATGGTCACCGCCCTGGACCAGGCGGGCCACATGGCCCGGGGATTCAGGACCGGCGCCAACGACTACATCACCAAGCCTTTCAACCGCCACGAGCTGGTGATGCGCATTGAGAACCAGCTGGCCATCAAGCAGATGCTCGACATGGAGAAGACCGTGGTCAACGGCCTCCGCAGGGAGAAGGACGCCATTTCAAACATGTTCCAGCGCAGCGTTGACCTGAAGGAATCGGCCCTGCAGATGGCCGAGTGGGAGAAGATCATAAAGGAGGACCTGGCCATCGCCCGGGCCTTCCAGATGAAGCTCATGACCGGCGCGGTGAAGTCGCCCTGGATCGAGTCGAGCGTCACCTACCTGCCCCTCATGGAGGTCGGCGGCGACGTGTACGACATCTTCGAGTTCGGCCCCGGCGTGATGCGCTTCTTCATCGCTGACGCCACGGGCCACGGCATCACGGCCTCGCTCAACACGGTGAAGATCCTCACGGAGTACGCCACCGTCAAGGAGGTGATCGAGTCGCCGGCCGCGCTGATCTCCTACCTGAACCGCCGCTTCATGCAGAGCGCCGGGCAGGAGCAGATCGTGTTCGCCTGCGCCGTGGCCGACGTCAACCGGAAGACCGGAACCGTCACCATGGCCACGGCCGGCCTCCCGTCCCAGTACCTCCTCCGGAACGGAACGGTCACGGCCATCGAATCGATGAACCGCATCATCGGCCTCTCCGGCAGCGATGACTTCCGCGAGGAGAGGCATCCCCTCGATCCGGGCGACACCCTCTTCCTCGCCACGGACGGGCTCACGGAGATGGAGGAGGCCCGCGCCCTGGTCCGCGCCTCCGGCGGCAGGGACATCCTGGGCGAGCAGGTCGCCAGGGCCTACGTCGGCCATGACTTCGAGGCCGCCGCCGCGGAAATACTGAAATTCTTCGGCGGGAAAAAGCGGATCGCCGGCGACGACATCACCTTCATCGCCGCCCGGAGGATGCTCTGA
- a CDS encoding nucleotidyltransferase family protein: MSAQSLSSKQILASLQDNAGDLKSRFGVESIGLFGSYARDTQSGDSDIDILVQFADASFDNYMDLKFYLEDLYGHAVDLVLIDSIKPRIKPYIMDEVLFARGL, encoded by the coding sequence ATGAGCGCTCAAAGTTTATCATCAAAACAAATCCTGGCCTCTCTTCAAGATAATGCCGGTGATTTAAAAAGCAGGTTCGGTGTAGAGAGTATCGGGCTTTTCGGCTCCTACGCCCGGGATACCCAGTCTGGCGACAGCGATATCGACATTCTGGTCCAGTTCGCCGACGCCTCCTTTGACAACTATATGGACCTCAAGTTCTACCTTGAAGACCTGTACGGCCATGCCGTCGACCTGGTCCTTATCGATTCCATAAAACCGCGGATCAAGCCTTATATCATGGACGAGGTCCTCTTTGCCCGGGGATTATAG
- a CDS encoding DUF4258 domain-containing protein translates to MNFKEIKYSGHAIQRMFERGVQTSDVENAVRSWNVITSYNDDEPYPSYLLLGFIGPKPLHVVAGIDEKNDICYIITVYPPDPELWTDGFTRRKQ, encoded by the coding sequence ATGAATTTCAAAGAAATTAAATATAGCGGCCATGCCATCCAGAGGATGTTTGAACGAGGCGTACAAACCAGTGACGTTGAGAATGCGGTCCGCTCATGGAATGTTATCACCTCATATAATGATGACGAACCCTACCCGAGTTATCTGCTCCTCGGGTTCATCGGCCCAAAACCTCTTCATGTTGTTGCGGGAATTGACGAAAAGAATGATATCTGTTATATTATTACCGTATATCCGCCTGATCCGGAATTATGGACGGATGGTTTCACAAGGAGGAAGCAGTAA
- a CDS encoding type II toxin-antitoxin system MqsA family antitoxin, giving the protein MKCMLCKNGETKPGTVTISLNKNETVVVIKDVPADVCVNCGEYYLSSAVAGDILKKAEIAASKGVEVEIIRYVA; this is encoded by the coding sequence ATGAAATGCATGTTGTGTAAAAACGGCGAAACGAAACCTGGAACCGTGACCATCAGCTTGAATAAAAATGAAACCGTCGTGGTAATCAAGGACGTCCCTGCCGATGTATGCGTCAATTGCGGCGAGTACTATCTTTCTTCAGCCGTTGCAGGCGATATCCTCAAAAAAGCGGAGATCGCTGCTTCCAAGGGTGTTGAAGTCGAGATTATCAGGTATGTGGCCTGA